The Petrotoga mobilis SJ95 genomic sequence GATTGGGATGAATTTCAATACGTGGTTTCTAGGTATAAAACCAACGGGAATGGTTCAAAAACTGAAGAAAAGAAAAAATCAATGAAAGAAGTTATCAACACCCGGATCGTGGGTACCCAAATTTTTGCAAAAACTGAAGGCCAAGCAAATTATATCGACTACTTAAAAAATAATGACATTGTCTTTAGTATAGGACCAGCGGGAACCGGCAAAACGTATCTAGCGGTTGCTATGGGAGTAGACTATTTAAGATCAGGTAAAGTTCAAAGGATAATACTTACTAGACCAGCAGTTGAAGCAGGAGAAAAACTAGGTTTTTTACCTGGTAGCTTTTATGAAAAGGTTGACCCTTATTTAAGACCCTTGTACGATGCCTTACTTGATTTTATGGATACTGACAAACTGATTTCATACAGAGAAAAAGGCATTATAGAAATACTTCCATTAGCTTACATGAGAGGTAGAACGTTAAACAATTCTTATATTATTTTAGACGAAGCTCAGAATACGACTTATCAACAAATGAAAATGTTTTTAACAAGGATAGGGTTTAACACTAAGGCGGTCATCACTGGTGATGTCACTCAAATAGACTTAGAAAAAAAGAAAGATTCGGGGTTACTATCTGTTAGAAATGTTTTGAATGGCAACATTTCAGGAATAAAATTCATTGAACTTTCAAATAACGATGTGGTAAGAAATCCTTTAGTAAAAGAAATTATTAAAGCTTACGAAGACTATGAAAATGGTTTATAAATGGGTATAAAATAAGGAAGTGTTTTCCACTGTATGAAGAACAAAAATGCAGATAATAATAAACGAATTAGTAAAAATCTTTTTCAAAAAGTAAATTTATTTTTCTCTAAAAATAAAGGTTTTATAATTAGGATTGTTCTTTTTATATTTTTAGCTTTATTCACAGAATGGCTCATTTTCAACAGAATCTCGTTGAATTTTCAGTTAAGTTTTAACTTAGTATTTCTTGTATTTTGGATATTTATCGGAGAATTTTTGTTACCTAAGAATAAAATGTTTAAACTTCATCCTTTAAATTACTGGGCGGCTTTTCTAACGCCGCTCTTTTTCAATATAATACTGAATCTTTTTGTTTATAAGTATGTGAACATATTTGCAATATCCACCATATTAAGTACTTTGATAATAACCCTATTAATAGATTACTCTACCGGTTTAATTTCAGGCCTCATATTTTCGGCTTACTTTGGTATTTTATTCGGATTTGATTTGAAATTCACGATTTTTCTGTTTTTGCCGGCAGCAGTTGTCGCACTATCATCAAGAAAGACCAAAAGAAGGATAGAAATAATACTACCGTTTTTTTGGGCTAGTTTAACACAAATTATCGTTGCTTATGTAATTAACTTATACTATACCCCTTTGGACTATCTAGTAATAATCGAAAGTAATTTTTTGAGCGTGTTGGTAACCATGGGTATTTTACCTTTCTTTGAATACTTAACCAGGGTTTATTCAGAGATTGGTTTGTTGGAACTTGGTAATTTAAGCAATCCCTTGCTAAAAAATCTTTCTTTGAAAGCACCGGGAACATACTATCACAGCATGATCATATCAAACTTAGCGGAAAGCGCCGCTGAAATTATCAATGGAAATATGGTTTTAGCCAGGGTAGGTTCTTATTTCCACGATATAGGGAAGGTGTGGAGACCTCAGTTTTTCTCAGAAAACCAAAAGAATAAAAACCCTCATTCCGATATAAGTGCTAAATTAAGTTCTTTGATATTAAACAACCATGTTACCTATGGTATCGAATTGGCAAAAAAACACCGTTTACCTATACTAATAGAGGATATGATAGCACAGCATCATGGCACAAGGGTCAAGCAATTCTTTTACAGCGAATATTATAATCAGACAGGTATAAAAGATACCAACATGTTCAGATATCCCGGACCCATCCCTCAATTTAAGGAAGCTGCCATACTTATGATATGTGATGTAACAGAAGCCATGGTAAGAAGCATGCAAGACTTAAGCGCTGTTGATCTTAATGAAAAACTTGATAATTTGATAAATTCTCTTTTTTTTGAAGGACAGTTGGATGATTGTGGATTAACACTTAGAGAAGTCAAAAAGATAAAAGGCAGAATTATTAGAACCATCATGGAAATGAACCATAAAAGGATATCCTATCCCAAAGTTGAGGCAAAAGAACTTAGAGAGTAGAGGAGAACGCCTTTGAAAATAAACGTTATAAACCAACAAGAGTTAAGAGAGATAAACAGTAAAAAAATCAAAGATATCGCCAAAAAAGTACTTCTAAACGAGGTTGGCAAAGGAAATTTCGAATTAAACATACTAATCACCGACGATAAAAGTATAACTGAATTCAATAAATACAGAGGTAAAAGTACGCCGACGGATGTTTTATCCTTTTCTTATGGTTTAAGCGAACCTGTAATTGGAGATATTGTTATTTCTGTTGAAAGTATAGAAAAACAAGCGCCTGATTTTGGGAATTCTTTTGAAGAAGAATTCTATTATATACTTATTCATGGCTTACTACATATCGTTGGTTACGATCATGAAAACTCTGAAGAAGATGCCAAAAAGATGTTTGAAGTTCAAGATCAATATTTTCATCAATTAATCAAAGACAGGAGGAGATAGAGTTGGCTACAGTGAAGCCCTTTCAAGCTTTAAGACCATATAAAGGGATAGAACAGTGTTTTTCTTGCCCCCCCTACGACGTACTTGAGGAGGATGAAGTTAGAGAGATAATCTCTAGAAACCCCAATTCTTTTTTGAGGGTAACAAGGTCCGAAGTAGAGGCAGAAGAAAATTCTAAAGATGCTGTTTACAAAAAAGCCAAAGAAAATCTCGAATCCTTTATCAAAAATGGGGTATTAATTAAAGATCCCGAACCATCCTTTTATATATATCGTGAAACCTGGCAAGGACTTTCTCAAACAGGCTTTTTCGCGGTTGTGAGTGTAGATGAGTACGATAAAGGGATTATAAAAAAACATGAATTAACAAGAAAAGACAAAGAAGAGGATAGGACAAATCACATAT encodes the following:
- the ybeY gene encoding rRNA maturation RNase YbeY — protein: MKINVINQQELREINSKKIKDIAKKVLLNEVGKGNFELNILITDDKSITEFNKYRGKSTPTDVLSFSYGLSEPVIGDIVISVESIEKQAPDFGNSFEEEFYYILIHGLLHIVGYDHENSEEDAKKMFEVQDQYFHQLIKDRRR
- a CDS encoding PhoH family protein encodes the protein MNVDIHYKNRKIFIEGKDDDSVNKTSKIFTELLEILDEGHLLDWDEFQYVVSRYKTNGNGSKTEEKKKSMKEVINTRIVGTQIFAKTEGQANYIDYLKNNDIVFSIGPAGTGKTYLAVAMGVDYLRSGKVQRIILTRPAVEAGEKLGFLPGSFYEKVDPYLRPLYDALLDFMDTDKLISYREKGIIEILPLAYMRGRTLNNSYIILDEAQNTTYQQMKMFLTRIGFNTKAVITGDVTQIDLEKKKDSGLLSVRNVLNGNISGIKFIELSNNDVVRNPLVKEIIKAYEDYENGL
- a CDS encoding HDIG domain-containing metalloprotein yields the protein MKNKNADNNKRISKNLFQKVNLFFSKNKGFIIRIVLFIFLALFTEWLIFNRISLNFQLSFNLVFLVFWIFIGEFLLPKNKMFKLHPLNYWAAFLTPLFFNIILNLFVYKYVNIFAISTILSTLIITLLIDYSTGLISGLIFSAYFGILFGFDLKFTIFLFLPAAVVALSSRKTKRRIEIILPFFWASLTQIIVAYVINLYYTPLDYLVIIESNFLSVLVTMGILPFFEYLTRVYSEIGLLELGNLSNPLLKNLSLKAPGTYYHSMIISNLAESAAEIINGNMVLARVGSYFHDIGKVWRPQFFSENQKNKNPHSDISAKLSSLILNNHVTYGIELAKKHRLPILIEDMIAQHHGTRVKQFFYSEYYNQTGIKDTNMFRYPGPIPQFKEAAILMICDVTEAMVRSMQDLSAVDLNEKLDNLINSLFFEGQLDDCGLTLREVKKIKGRIIRTIMEMNHKRISYPKVEAKELRE